Proteins found in one Ornithorhynchus anatinus isolate Pmale09 chromosome 8, mOrnAna1.pri.v4, whole genome shotgun sequence genomic segment:
- the DUOX2 gene encoding dual oxidase 2, translating to MFGGGPGTLMLALAVGLLSLSRGLASDQAPAPSWEVQRYDGWFNNLRHHERGIAGSRLQRLVPANYADGVYQALGEPLLPNPRNLSLTVTRGPSGQPSLRNRTVLGVFFGYHVLSEVVSVEQPGCPAEFLNIPIPAGDPVFDPDGSGDVVLPFQRSQWDPDTGQSPSNPRDQVNEVTGWLDGSSIYGSSHSWSDALRSFSGGQLAAGPDPDFPRDTQGPLLMWTAPDPSTGQRGPRGIYAFGAKRGNEALFLQALGLLWFRYHNWWAKQLARDHPQWGDEVLFQHARKRVIATYQNIVLYEWLPSLLQKSPPPYGGYRPFLDPSISPEFLVAAAQFSTMVPSGVYMRDASCHFQEVTNQDGSISPALRLCNSFWSRQNPNLPSAKAVDALLLGMSSQIAEREDNVVVEDLRDYWPGPEKFSRTDYVASSIQRGRDLGLPSYNQALEAMGLKTLTSWKDFNSSVDPEVLNATLALYGHDLSQLELLPGGLLESQGDPGPLFSAIVLDQFVRLRDGDRYWFENVRNRLFSEAEITDIRKTTLRDVLVAVTGVDPGALQHNVFFWHEGDPCPQPQQLTNMTQSPCTPLTVLNYFEGSGPGFGVTIVALCCLPLVSLLVAWVVARFRSREFRKLQEERKLSVKKELSSDAVSALEWPGPGLGTYPVYLQLLPELCLRVLDERLAVLRSVQLRLPQQLNLILSNNRGRRTLLLKIPKEYDLVLMFNSEMDRGVCLQHVQGYCERWGLHLQLQELREQELLQNAVSKQQRSILLETFFRHLFAQVLDIDQADAGALPQDSSQRVRDALACELSRAEFAESLGLKPQAMFVESMFSLADKDGNGYISFREFLDILAVFMKGSPEEKSRLMFRMYDFDGNGLISKDEFIRMLRSFIEISNNCLSKDQLTEVVESMFRESGFQDRTELTWEDFHFMLRDHDSELRFTKLCIKGDPDIFRQNINNRISFLTHRRLAGLPPPRLYTEAWREKLQRGRLHQRLQQFKRFVENYRRHIVCVAIFSSICCGLFVERAYYYAFASPPSGIAKTTFVGIILSRGTAASVSFMFSYILLTMCRNLITFLRETFLNLYVPFDAAVDFHRWIAMAAVVLAILHSAGHVVNVYIFSVSPLSLLSCVFPNVFFNDGSQLPQKFYWWFFQTVPGMTGVLLLVVLAIMYVFASRHFRRRSFRGFWLTHHLYILLYVLLIIHGSYALIQQPRFYIYFLVPALIYSGDKLVSLSRKKVEIGVVKAELLPSGVTHLQFQRPQDFEYKSGQWVRIACLDLGTTEYHPFTLTSAPHEDTLSLHIRAAGPWTTRLREIYTLPLGVDSAKYPKLYLDGPFGEGHQEWHKFEVSVLVGGGIGVTPFASILKDLVFKSSVRNQMLCKKIYFIWVTRTQKQFEWLADIIREVEENDREELVSVHIYITQLAEKFDLRTTMLYICERHFQKVLNRSLFTGLRSVTHFGRPPFDRFFSSLQEVHPQVRKIGVFSCGPPGMTKNVEKACCLINRQDQTHFVHHYKNF from the exons ATGTTCGGCGGGGGACCAGGGACGCTGATGCTGGCGTTGGCAGTGGGACTGCTGAGCCTGAGCCGGGGCCTGGCGA GCGACCAGGCCCCAGCTCCGAGCTGGGAGGTGCAGCGCTACGACGGCTGGTTCAACAACCTGCGGCACCACGAGCGGGGAATTGCGG gCTCCAGGCTGCAGCGCCTGGTCCCCGCCAACTACGCGGATGGCGTCTACCAGGCCCTGGGGGAGCCGCTCCTGCCCAACCCCCGCAACCTCAGCCTCACGGTCACTCGGGGCCCCTCCGGCCAGCCCTCGCTCCGCAACCGCACCGTGCTGGGGGTCTTCTTTG GTTACCACGTGCTGTCGGAGGTGGTGAGCGTGGAGCAGCCCGGCTGCCCCGCCGAATTCCTCAACATCCCCATCCCGGCCGGGGATCCCGTGTTTGACCCCGACGGCAGCGGGGACGTGGTGTTGCCCTTCCAGCGGAGCCAGTGGGACCCGGACACCGGCCAGAGTCCCAGCAACCCCCGCGACCag GTGAACGAAGTGACCGGCTGGCTGGACGGCAGCTCTATCTATGGCTCCTCGCACTCCTGGAGCGACGCCCTGAGGAGCTTCTCTGGGGGGCAGCTGGCGGCGGGGCCGGACCCGGACTTCCCCAGGGACACGCAAGGACCCCTCCTCATGTGGACAGCCCCCGACCCCTCCACGGGCCAGCGCGGGCCACGGGGCATCTATG CTTTCGGGGCCAAGCGAGGGAACGAGGCCCTGTTCCTGCAGGCGCTCGGCCTCCTCTGGTTCCGCTACCACAACTGGTGGGCGAAGCAGCTGGCACGTGACCACCCGCAGTGGGGGGACGAGGTCCTGTTCCAGCATGCCCGCAAGAGGGTCATCGCCACCTACCAG AACATCGTTTTGTATGAATGGCTGCCCAGCTTGCTGCAGAAAAGCCCACCCCCatacggag gATACCGGCCGTTTCTGGACCCCAGTATCTCCCCTGAGTTCCTGGTGGCTGCGGCTCAGTTCTCCACCATGGTGCCCTCGGGCGTCTACATGAG AGACGCCAGCTGCCATTTCCAGGAAGTGACCAACCAGGACGGGAGCATCTCTCCGGCCCTGCGCCTCTGCAACAGCTTCTGGAGCCGACAG aaccCCAACCTGCCCAGTGCCAAGGCCGTGGACGCGCTGCTGCTGGGCATGTCCTCCCAGATCGCCGAGCGCGAGGACAACGTCGTGGTCGAGGATCTGAGAG ATTACTGGCCAGGCCCTGAGAAGTTCTCCCGCACAGACTACGTAGCCAGCAGCATCCAGCGGGGCCGTGATCTGGGGCTGCCCAGCTACAATCAGGCCCTGGAAGCCATGGGGTTGAAGACTCTCACCTCCTGGAAAGACTTCAACTCCAGCGTAGACCCCGAG GTCTTGAATGCCACACTTGCCCTGTACGGCCACGACCTGTCCCAGCTGGAGCTGCTGCCCGGAGGCCTGCTGGAGAGCCAGGGTGACCCCGGGCCCCTCTTCAGTGCCATAGTCCTCGACCAGTTTGTGCGGCTGCGGGACGGAGACCGCTACTGGTTTGAGAACGTGAGGAACAG gcTGTTCTCCGAGGCAGAGATCACCGATATCAGGAAAACAACCCTTCGTGACGTCCTGGTGGCAGTCACCGGCGTGGACCCCGGAGCCCTGCAACACAACGTCTTCTTCTGGCACGAGG gtGACCCTTGCCCACAGCCCCAGCAGCTCACCAACATGACCCAGTCTCCGTGCACGCCCCTCACCGTGCTCAACTATTTCGAGGGCAGCGGCCCTGGTTTTGGAGTCACCATCGTGGCCCTCTGCTGTCTCCCACTAG TGAGCTTGCTCGTCGCCTGGGTAGTGGCCCGTTTCCGGAGCCGGGAGTTCCGGAAactgcaggaggagaggaagctgagCGTGAAGAAGGAGCTGTCCTCAGATGCGGTGtcag CCCTGGAGTGGCCCGGCCCAGGCCTGGGGACCTACCCCGTGTACCTGCAGCTCCTCCCGGAGCTCTGCCTGCGCGTGCTGGATGAGCGGCTGGCTGTGCTCCGGTCCGTCCAGCTCCGGCTACCCCAGCAGCTCAACCTCATCCTGTCCAACAACCGGGGACGCCGGACCCTGCTGCTCAAGATCCCAAAGGAGTACGATCTG GTGCTGATGTTTAACTCGGAGATGGACCGGGGCGTCTGCCTCCAGCACGTGCAAGGCTACTGCGAGCGCTGGGGCCTGCACCTCCAGCTGCAGGAGCTGCGGGAGCAGGAGCTGCTGCAGAACGCTGTCTCCAAGCAGCAGCGCAGCATCCTCCTGGAGACCTTCTTCAGGCACCTGTTTGCTCAG GTGTTGGACATTGACCAGGCAGACGCAGGGGCCCTGCCCCAGGACTCGTCGCAGAGGGTGAGGGATGCGCTGGCCTGTGAGCTGAGCCGGGCCGAGTTCGccgagtctctgggcctcaagcccCAGGCCATGTTTGTGGAGTCCATGTTCTCTCTGGCCGACAAGGACGGCAACGGCTACATCTCCTTCCGCGAGTTCTTGGACATCCTTGCGGTCTTCATGAAAG GCTCCCCGGAGGAGAAGTCCCGGCTCATGTTCCGGATGTATGATTTTGATGGGAACGGGCTCATCTCCAAGGATGAGTTCATCCGGATGCTGAG GTCCTTCATCGAGATCTCCAATAACTGCCTGTCCAAGGATCAGCTGACAGAGGTGGTGGAGTCCATGTTCCGGGAGTCTGGCTTCCAGGACCGGACAGAGCTGACCTGGGAGGATTTCCACTTCATGCTGCGTGACCATGACAGCGAGCTCCGCTTCACCAAGCTCTGCATCAAAG gtGACCCTGACATCTTCAGGCAGAACATTAACAACCGCATCTCCTTCCTCACCCACAGAAGGCTTGCAGG GCTTCCACCTCCACGGCTGTACACTGAGGCATGGCGGGAGAAGCTGCAACGTGGCCGCCTACACCAGCGACTCCAGCAGTTCAAGCGCTTCGTGGAGAACTACAGGCGCCACATCGTCTGTGTGGCCATCTTCTCCTCCATCTGCTGTGGCCTGTTTGTTGAGCGAGCTTACT ACTATGCATTTGCCTCGCCACCCTCGGGTATCGCCAAGACAACGTTCGTGGGCATCATCCTGTCGCGGGGCACAGCGGCCAGCGTGTCCTTCATGTTCTCCTACATCCTGCTCACCATGTGCCGCAACCTCATCACCTTCCTGCGCGAGACCTTCTTGAACCTCTACGTGCCCTTCGACGCCGCCGTTGACTTCCACCGCTGGATCGCCATGGCGGCCGTCGTGCTGGCCA TCCTACACAGTGCTGGCCACGTGGTCAATGTGTACATCTTCTCCGTCAGCCCACTCAGTCTGCTGTCCTGTGTCTTCCCCAACGTCTTCTTCAACGACGg GTCCCAGCTGCCCCAGAAGTTCTATTGGTGGTTCTTCCAAACCGTCCCAG GTATGACCGGGGTGCTCCTGCTCGTTGTCCTCGCCATCATGTACGTCTTCGCCTCCCGCCACTTCCGTCGCCGCAGCTTCCGGGGCTTCTGGCTGACCCACCACCTCTACATCTTGCTTTACGTCCTG CTCATCATCCACGGCAGCTACGCCCTGATCCAGCAGCCGCGTTTCTACATCTATTTCCTGGTCCCTGCGCTTATCTACAGTGGGGACAAGTTGGTGAGCCTGAGCCGGAAGAAGGTGGAGATCGGCGTGGTGAAGGCCGAGCTGCTGCCCTCAG GTGTGACCCATCTGCAGTTCCAGCGCCCCCAGGACTTCGAGTACAAGTCTGGGCAGTGGGTGCGGATTGCCTGCCTGGACCTAGGCACCACGGAGTACCACCCCTTCACGCTGACCTCCGCCCCCCACGAGGACACGCTCAGCCTGCACATCCGTGCTGCGGGGCCCTGGACCACCCGCCTGCGGGAGATCTACACTCTGCCCCTGGGGGTCGACAGTGCCAAATACCCCAAG ctctaccTGGACGGGCCGTTCGGAGAGGGTCATCAGGAGTGgcataagtttgaggtgtcggtgctGGTTGGTGGGGGCATTGGAGTCACCCCCTTTGCCTCCATCCTCAAAGACCTGGTCTTCAAGTCATCAGTCAGAAACCAAATGCTCTGTAAGAAG ATCTATTTCATCTGGGTGACGCGGACGCAGAAGCAGTTCGAGTGGCTGGCTGACATCATCCGCGAGGTGGAGGAGAACGACCGGGAGGAGCTGGTGTCCGTCCACATCTACATCACCCAGTTGGCCGAGAAGTTCGACCTCAGGACCACCATGCTg TACATCTGTGAGCGTCATTTCCAGAAGGTGCTGAACAGGAGCCTGTTCACGGGCCTGCGCTCTGTCACCCACTTTGGCCGCCCGCCTTTTGACCGCTTCTTCAGCTCCCTGCAAGAAGTTCATCCTCAG GTGCGGAAGATCGGGGTGTTCAGCTGTGGCCCCCCCGGCATGACCAAGAACGTGGAGAAGGCCTGTTGCCTCATCAATCGGCAGGACCAAACCCACTTCGTGCACCATTACAAGAATTTCTGA